DNA from Amycolatopsis sp. DSM 110486:
CGAGGCCGCGAAAATCGACGGGGCCGGCGCGTTCCAGCGCTTCCGGCTGATCACGCTGCCGCTCGTGCGGCCGGCACTGCTGGTGGCGATCCTGTTCCGCCTCCTCGACACCCTGCGCATGTACGACCTGCCGGCGATCCTCACGCACGGCGCGAACGACACGACGACCCTGTCGATCCTCGTCGTGCAAGCGACGCTGAACGAGCTGAAGCCGGGGTTCGGCGGGGCGCTGTCGACGCTGACCTTCCTGCTGATCTTCGTGACTGCGTACGCCTTCGTGCGGCTGCTGGGCGTCAACGCGGTGGAAGCCCAGATCGGCGGCGGACGAGGAGGAAAACGATGACCACCGCGACCGTTCCGGCACCGCGGACCGCGGACCGGCGCCGCGGAACGACGCGGCGCGGTCCCGCCAGCCGGTGGCTTTACGCCGCGCTGGTCACCATCGTGCTGTTCTGTCTCCTGCCGTTCTACTGGATGGTCGTGACCAGCCTGAAGGATCCGAAGGAGGTCTTCGACAATTCTCTGGTGCCGACGCATCCCACTTTCCTGAACTACACGGCGGTGTTCGGCAGCCAGAACACGTTCCTGCTGGCCCTGCGCAACAGCGTGGTGATCGCCGGATCCGTCACGGCGTTGGCGCTCGTGTTCGGGGTGTTCGCGGCTTATGCGTTGGCGCGCCTGCACTTCCGCGGCAAGAACCTGGTACTCGGGCTGTTCCTCGCCACTTCGATGTTCCCCGGTGTCGCCATCCTCACGCCCTTGTTCCAGCTGTTCGCGGACCTCGGGTGGATCGACACCTACCAATCGATGATCATCCCCGACATCAGTTTCTCCCTGCCGCTGGGGATCTGGATCCTGGCCAGCTTCTTCCGCGCGATGCCGTGGGAGCTCGAGGAGGCCGCGCGCGTCGACGGCTGCACGAAGGCGGCGGCCTTCCGGCTGGTCATCTTGCCGCTCGCGGTGCCCGGTGTGTTCACCACCGCGATCCTCGTGTTCATCTCGGCGTGGAACGAGTTCATGATCGCGAACTCGATGTCCCAGACCCCGGCCTCCCAGCCGGTGACTGTCGCCATCGCCCAGTTTTCGGGGATCTCGCAGTACGACCAGCCCTACGGCACGCAGATGGCCGCCGGCGTGATCGTCACTGTCCCCTTGATCGTCCTGGTGCTGATCTTCCAGCGCCGGATCGTGAGCGGGCTGACCGCAGGAGGAGTCAAGTGACCGCGTTGAAAGTGTTGTTCATCGGTGGCACCGGGATCATCAGCTCCGCCTGTGCCCGGCTCGCGCTGGAGCGCGGTGTCGACCTGCACCTGCTCAAGCGCAGCGCCACGTCGGCCCGGCCGGCCCCGCCGGGTGCCGTGGTGCACCTCGGCGACATCCGCCGGCCCGACACGGTGCGCGAGGTGCTCCGGGAGCACGAGTTCGACGTGGTCGTGAACTGGGTGGCCTTCACCCGGGAACACGTGGCCGCCGACGTGAAGCTGTTCTCGGGCCGCACGAACCAATACGTCTTCATCAGTTCCGCGTCGGCCTACCAGACGCCGCCGGCCCGGCTGCCCGTCACCGAGTCCACCCCGCTGCGCAACCCGTACTGGGCCTACTCCCGGCGAAAGATCGAATGCGAGGAACTGCTGACCGCGGAGTACCGGGAGACCGGGTTCCCGGTGACCGTGGTCCGCCCTTCACACACCTACGACCCCACCATGGTGCCGTTCGACGGCGGCTGGACCGTCATCGACCGGATGCGCCGCGGCAAGGGAGTCGTCGTACCCGGCGACGGGACGTCCTTGTGGACGATCACCCACCACGCGGATTTCGCACGCGGGTTCGTCGGGCTGCTGGGCCGGCACGAGGCGATCGGCGAGGCATTCCACATCACCTCGGACGAGTCGCCGACCTGGAACCACATCTACACGGCGATGGCACGAGCGGCGGGTGTGACGCCGGACCTCGTGCACGTACCGTCCGACGCGGTCATGGCCGTGGACGAGGAGTGGGGCTCGGCACTGCTTGGCGACAAAGCCAACTCCATGGTCTTCGACAACTCGAAGATCCGCCGCCTCGTCCCCGATTTCGCCGGCTTCATCCCGTTCGATCACGGCGCGCGGGAAATCATCGACTGGTACGACAGCAACCCCGAGCACCAGGTCGTCGACGAGCGCATGGACGCGCTCATGGACAGGCTCGTCGACGCCTATCGTCCCCGGCCACTCTGAACTGCGGAGTCACGAAGAAATGAAGTACACCACGCTCGGTCGTTCCGGTGCCGTCGTATCCACCTGCTCGCTCGGCACCATGACGTTCGGTGCCGAGACCCCGTCGGAGGTGGCGCACCAACAGCTGGACACCTACTTCGAGGCGGGCGGGACGTTCGTCGAAACCGCGGACGTCTACAGCGGCGGCGAGGCGGAGCGGATCATCGGCGACTGGCTGGCCAAGCGATCTCCGGCGGTGCGGGAGAACGTGTTCCTCGCCGGCAAGGGCCGCTTCCCTGTGGGTGTCGAGCCCCGCGACGCCGGCCTTTCCCGGCGGCACTTGTCCCGGGCGCTCGACGCTTCGCTGCGACGGCTGGGCTGCGAGCACATCGACCTCTACCAGCTGCACGCGTGGGACCCGCTGACCCCGCTGAACGAAAGCCTCGGCTTCCTCGAGGACGCGGTCCGATCGGGCAAGATCTCCTACGGCGGGCTGTCGAACTTCACCGGCTGGCAAATCGCGCTGGCGGCCGCTCACGCCCAGGACCGGTTCCCGCTGATCTCGATGCAACCGCAGTACAGCCTGCTGGTGCGCGAGGTGGAATGGGAGATCGTCCCCGCCTGCCTGGCCACGGGTCTCGGCGTCCTGCCGTGGTCGCCGCTGGGCGGGGGCTGGCTGACGGGCAAGTACCGGCGTGACCAGCGCCCATCCGGCGCCACCCGGCTGGGCGAGGACCCGAACCGCGGGGTGGAGGCGTACGACCTGCGCAGCACCCAGGAGCGGACTTGGCGCACGCTGGACGCGGTAGCAGCCGTCGCGAACGGACGCGAGGCGACGATGTCCCAGGTGTCCCTCGCGTGGCTGAGCGCCCAGCCGGGAGTCACGTCGATTGTGCTCGGTGCCCGCACGGTGGAGCAACTCGAGGACAACCTCGGTGCAGCCGGGCTTGAGCTGAGCGAGGACGAGCTGGCGATCTTGTCCGAGGCCAGCGATCCGGGCGCCGCGCAGTACCCCTACGGCCCGGCCGGCCTGGCGCAGCGAAGCCGATCCCTTGACTGACCGCAGGGAGACCTGCGGGCGGGCAGACGAGAAGTTCGAGCCGGTCCGCGCCGCCTTCACCCGCGTGCTCGCCGGCAATCCGGGCGGGATGCAGCTGAGCATCTACGAACACGGCCGTGAAGTGGTCGACCTGTGGGGCGGCGAGCACTTCGCCGCGGAGTCCCTCGTCCGCACGGCATCGTGCACCAAAGGCGTCACCGCGGTTTGCGCACTCGTGCTGGCCGAACGCGGACTACTCGACCTGGATGCCCCCGTCGCCGACTACTGGCCCGAGTTCGCCGTGGGCGGCAAGGCGGGGATCCCGGTGCGCTGGCTGCTCACGCACCAGGCCGGCCTCGCGCTGTTCGACCCCGCCGCCGAGGTCCGCGCCGCCGACTTGCTCGACTGGAACGCGATCGTTTCCCTCCTGGCGGCTCAGCGTCCTTTGTGGACGCCGGGGACGCGGTGCGGCTACCACGCGCTCACGTTCGGGTTCCTCGTAGGCGAGGTGATCCGCCGCGTCAGCGGGCTGACAGTGGGCCGGTTCCTGGCCGAGAACGTGACCGGGCCGCTGGCCGCGGACTTCTGGATCGGGCTGCCGGAGCAGCACGAGCACCGGCTGCGCCCAGACGTCGCTCCTGCCGGCGGCATCGACCTCGCGAGCGTGTACCGCGATCACGGCCTGGAACCGACGACGCCCCTCGCCCGCGCGATGCTCCGCTCGCCGCAGTACGATCCGGGACCCGGCGATCCGGTGTGGCGCACCCGCGCATTCCACGCCGCCGAGATCCCGGCGGCCAACGGCGTCGGCAACGCCCGCGCGCTCGCCCGGATCTACGCCGCGTGCATCGGCGAGGTCGACGAAGTGCGGCTGCTGTCGGCGCAGACGGTCGAGTCCGCGCGCACACCGCGGACCGACGCCGTGGCGACGCCACCGGAACTGGCTGTGCTGACCACCGAGCCACCCCGGTTCGGCCTCGGGTTCCAGCTGCCGAGAACAGGAATCGACGCGATGCTCGGACCCGGCTCGTTCGGCCACACCGGCGCGGGCGGGCGGCTGAGCTTCGCCCATCCCGAAAGCGGCATCGCGTTCGCGTTCACGTGCGACACCTTTCTCTGGGACGGCCTGACCGGACCCGACCCCCGCTGGACACCCCTGCTGGGCGCTCTCATGGACTCCTTGGACTGATGACGAACACGAACTCCCCCCAGCTCATCACCTACGCCGACCGTCTCGCCGGGACGCTTCCCGGACTGCGGGCCCTGCTCGACGGCCGTCTCGCCGGGATGTTCGGCGGTGTGCACGTCCTGCCGTTCTTCCATCCGTTCGACGGCGCGGACGCGGGTTTCGACCCGGAGGACCACACCGAAATCGACGCTCGTCTGGGCACCTGGGACGACCTGAGGGACCTGTCCCGCGAGCACGCGGTCATGGCCGACGTGATCGTCAACCACGTGTCGAGCCGATCTCCGCAGTTCCGGGACGTCGTGGCGCGCGGAGCCGAATCGCCCTACGCCGGCATGTTCCTGACGATGGGCGCAGTGTTCCCCGAAGGGGCCACCGAGGACGATCTCCTGCGGATCTACCGGCCGCGTCCGGGGCTGCCGTTCACGTCCATGCGCCTGGGTGAGCAACGGCGGTTGATGTGGACCACGTTCACCGAACGGCAGGTCGACCTGGACATCAGCGATCCGGTCGCGTGGGAGTACCTCACCGCGGTCGTCGACCGGCTCACCGACGCCGGTGTCCGGCTGCTGCGGCTGGACGCGGTCGGCTACGCGGCGAAGGAAGCCGGCACCGACTGCTTCCTGACGGCCGCGTGCCTGGCGTTCATCAAACGCATCGGGGCCTACGCGCACGAACGGGGCGCCGAGATCCTCGTTGAGGTGCATGGTCACTACAGCCAGCAGATCGAGATCGCCGGGATCGCCGACTACGTCTACGACTTCGCCTTGCCGCCACTCGTACTGCACGCTCTGCACGCACGGGACCCGCTCCCCTTCCACAACTGGTTGTCCGTGCGGCCGCACAACGCCGTCACCGTGCTCGACACCCACGACGGGATCGGCATCATCGATGTCGGGCCGAACGCCCTGGTGCCTGGTGCGGACGGACTGCTCACCGGCGACCAGATCGACGAACTCGTGGAGTCGGTGCACTCCGCCAGCGGCGGAACCAGCAGGCTCGCGACCGGGACCGCCGCCTCGAACCTCGACCTGTACCAGGTCAACTGCACCTTCTACGACGCGCTCGGCGCCGACGACACCCGGTACCTGCTCGCGCGCCTGATCCAGCTGTTCGTCCCCGGCACACCACAGATCTACTACGTCGGACTGCTCGCCGGACGCAACGACCTCGCGCTGCTGAGCCGTACCGGCGTCGGCCGGGACGTCAACCGCCACCACTACACGCCCGCCGAGGTCGCGGCGGACCTGCGCCGGCCGGTGGTGCGCTCCCTCCTGGCCGCGCTGCGCTTCCGCACCGACCACCCTGCGTTCGACGGAACCTTCCACCACCAGGTCGACGGCACGGAAGTGGAACTGTCGTGGCGGCACGGCGAGCACGAAGCGACGCTGCGCGCCGACGTCGCGACCGCGGCCCACACGGTGACCGCGAGCACGCGAGGAGGTGCCCCGGCACCGCTGAACTTCTGAACCGCTTCGCAACGTCCCAGGCCCGGCGCTTCGACCACCGGCCGGTGCCGAAGGGAGCCCTCCCTGCCGGCTCCTGTCCAGCGGCGCGCGACCGTGAAGATCCCGTCGATCATGTCGGTGGACGGCGAGCACGAGGACGCGACAGCCTCGAATACGGACGCACCGGTTACCGGCTACGAATACGTTCGCATCCGGACAACCTGGCGGTTCCTCGGCGAGTGCGACACGCTTTGACCAGGTAGAACACGCAGTTGCGCAGGTTTGCAGGCTCGGGTTGCTCCCCGCTGGGGCGGAGGGACGGGGCTTCAGTCGTCAGATGGCGATGATCCGGCGATGGCCCCAGACCCGGGCCCGATCGCCCGTCGAGACCGTAAATGCGGTACCCGCGACACCAGCTTCGCCCGCTCCCCCGGATACAACACCGCCGGGGACCGCAGCCAGCGCTACTCCAGCGCTTGGAATAGATTCTTCCGCTTGTTCACCGTCCACGGTGGTCGGTGGCGCGCCCGAGCTGTGCCCGAGCTGTCGCGTTGCCGTCGGGATGATCTTGGCGGTGGCTTCAGCCGCGGCGAGTGCGGCTTCGGGTAGCACGGTCGTGTAGGTGTCAACGGTCACGATGATCGACGAATGCCTCAGAATTTCTGCACGACCTTCATGTCTGCCCCCGCCGCGAGCGCCACGCTCGCGGCGGTGGGGCGCAGATCGTGTAGCCAGATCGGCGGTAACCCTGCCCGCCACAACGGCTTTCCTGATCGTCGCGTAGCCCCCGCCCTGTGCGCGCACAGCACGAAGCCGTGCGCGCACGGTACGACTTCGGCCCGCGAGACCGGCGAAATCGCCGAAACCCGGGGCGCTCCCGCGCAGGGTCGTTCCGGATTGCGCGCTGATCGTCAGTTGTTGTCGGCGTCAGCGATCAATTCGGCCGGCACCGGGAGGCCGAGGTGCTCGAGGAGGGCGGCCAGCTCGGCGTCGAGTTCTCGCCCGACCTGGGCGATGCGCGGATCGTGAAAGCTGTCGAATCGGGTGCTGGGCTGATCGATCGTGAACCAGGTGCGGTCGTCGTGGTCCACGTAGATCGCGGTGCGCAATGGCGCATAGAGCATCACCGAGGGGTCGTGCCGGAACATGCGCTGGGCGTAGACGTGGTTGCCCATCAGGTATTCCGCGCACGGACGCGATTCGGCGGCCAGTTCCATCAGAGAGCCGACATCGGTGCCCCAGTATCGAATGAAGCTGTGCGGGGCGTTTTCCTCGGCAGCCTCCCGGACGACGTCCCAGCTGGCCCGTTCCCTCTTGAACTGCTCGATTCGAGCAGCGTCGAGCACCGGCACCGCGCGTTCGTAATCTTCTCGGAATTCCGAAAAGGTTGTCGTGACGGGGATGGTCAGGCGGAGCACCTCGTGTGCGAAAGTCTGGATGGAAGGGGAATCACTGGCGGGCATGGCGTTGCCGTCCTTCGATGGTCATGGCTGTTGCTCGACGGGGGTCGGGGGAACCGGTGAGACAAGCGAGGATGGCGGCCACGGTGCCGATCGCCGACGGCACCGTGGCGGCCTGTCAGTCGCGGAGGAAGTCCAGCACCTGCTGTACGAACAGCTCGTGGTACTGGAAGATCCCGCCATGGCCCGCGTCCGGGTAGATGCTCAATGTGGCGTTGGGAAGCAGCCGCGCGAGGTTGAACGAGCTGATCGTCGGCACCAGGATGTCGTTGTCGCCGTTGACGACCAGGACGGGCTTGTCCACGTCGGCCAGACCGGCGGGTGAGGTGCTCTGCTCCCATTTCGTGGCCGCGGTCAGCTGGGCACCGATCGTCTCGTCCGTCACGGGCGTGTCGCGGTCCTCGGTACGCTCGTCCAGGCGAGCGATGAAGGCATCCGCAGCTGCCTGGCTGCGGGGCGTCGGCGAGAAGAAGAGAAAGTGCTTGGGGTGCTTGCCTTCAGTGGCCGACTTCCCGAAAGCGCTTTGCAGCACGGCGCCCCAGCCGGCAGGCCCTTCGTCACCGGCGGGCGAGGTGCCGGCCAGGACGATCCGCCGGACCAGATCGGGTCGCTGCTGGGCGACCGCCTGGGCCACCATGCCGCCCAGGGAAAAGCCCAGCAGATCGGCCGTGTCCAGCCCGAGAGCCTCCAGGAAGGCCACCGTGTCGGCGGCCATCGCCTCGATGCTGTCGGGGGTGGTGCCGCCGGAGGCTCCGACGCCCCGGAGATCCACCACGATGACGCGTCGCTCGGCCGCGAAGCCGTCGACCACGGCGGGGTCCCAGTCGTCCAGCACTGCGGTGATGTGGTTCAGCAACACCAGCGGCACGCCTGCGGCCGGGCCCAACTCGCGGTACGCGAACGGCGTTCCGCCGACGTCCACCGTCTCGGCCGGTGCTTGCACAAAACTCGCTGCCATGTCTTGCCTAATCGGTAGTAGGAGTAGTTCTTCCGGCTCGTGATCGAGCCGGTTGGTGCTGGTCCGCCGGCGGGCGATGCCTAGGTTTTCCGGTCGTTCGACGACTTAAGAAAGAACGGCGCGTCTGCCGGTGGGCCGGTGCTTGTGGTGGTGGGATGTCGTGGCGCGAGTCCGCCGCAGGAGGTGACCTCTCGGTGTGTTCCCGAGCCGCGAGCTCTTCGGCAGAACGAGGTTCCTGCGGTGTGCTGGAGTCACGAACGGCTACTGAGATGACGGACCATCGAGTCCCGCGATTAGGGCGCTGCGTGACTCTGCCTGGACCCGTGAGCAGCCGCAATAGCGAAGGAGGCGTGACGGTTTGACACTGTTCTGCGGCATCGACTGGGCCGAATCCCACCACGATGTCGCCATCGTCAACGACACCGGAACCGTGGTCGCGAAAGCCCGCATCGGCGACGACGCGACCGGGTTCGCCCACCTGCTCGACCTGCTGGCCGAGGGCGGCGACACCGCCGGAAACCCGATCCCGGTCGGGATCGAGACCGACCACGGACTGCTCGTCTCTGCGCTGCGCGCCACCGGACGCACCATCTACGCGATCAACCCGCTCTCCGCATCGCGGTACCGGACCCGGCACCAGGTCTCGGGCGCGAAGTCCGACGCCGCGGACGCGGTGATGCTGGCCAACATCGTGCGCACCGACGCCGACGCACACCGCCCACTGCCGGCCGACACCGATCTCGCCCAGGCGGTGCGGGTGCTCGCGCGGGCCCAGCAGGACGCGGTCTGGGCCCGCCAGCAGCTGGGCAACCAGCTCCGATCGCTGCTCAAGCAGTTCTACCCCGCCGCGCTCGACGCGTTCGCCGGCCAGCCCGAGGGCGGCCTGGCCCGTCGCGACGCCCGCACCGTCCTCGCCGCCGCACCCACACCCGCGCTCGCAGCGAAACTCACCCGAGCACGTCTGCGGACACTGCTGGCCAAGGCCGGGCGCCGCCGCAACGTCGATACCGACGTTGATCGCCTCCACGGTGTGTTCCGGTCTGATCGGTTGCGGCAGCCACCGATCGTGGAGAACGCGATGGGCATCCAGTTTTCGGCTTTGCTGAGCCAATTCGAGGCCGCCTGCGCCGCCGCTGACAGTCTGGCGGAAGCGGCACGAACCCATTTTGAGCAGCACCCGGACGCCACGATCATCACCAGCTTCCCCGGCCTGGGACTGCTGGCCGGCGCCCGGGTGCTCGCCGAAATCGGAGACGACCGCACCCGCTTCACCGACCCCCGCGGCCTCAAGGCCTACGCCGGATCCGCCCCCATCACCCGCGCCAGCGGCCGAAAAACCGTGATCACGCACCGACACATCAAAAACCGGCGCCTGGCCGCGGTCGGCCCGATCTGGGCACTGGCCTCGCTGCGCGCCAGCCCCGGCGCCAGACGCCACTTCGACACCCGCCGCGCCGCCGGAGACTGGAACCACCAAGCCCAACGACACCTGTTCAACAAGTTCCTCGGACAGCTTCACCACTGCCTCCAAACAGGACAACT
Protein-coding regions in this window:
- a CDS encoding carbohydrate ABC transporter permease, producing the protein MTTATVPAPRTADRRRGTTRRGPASRWLYAALVTIVLFCLLPFYWMVVTSLKDPKEVFDNSLVPTHPTFLNYTAVFGSQNTFLLALRNSVVIAGSVTALALVFGVFAAYALARLHFRGKNLVLGLFLATSMFPGVAILTPLFQLFADLGWIDTYQSMIIPDISFSLPLGIWILASFFRAMPWELEEAARVDGCTKAAAFRLVILPLAVPGVFTTAILVFISAWNEFMIANSMSQTPASQPVTVAIAQFSGISQYDQPYGTQMAAGVIVTVPLIVLVLIFQRRIVSGLTAGGVK
- a CDS encoding NAD-dependent epimerase/dehydratase family protein, encoding MTALKVLFIGGTGIISSACARLALERGVDLHLLKRSATSARPAPPGAVVHLGDIRRPDTVREVLREHEFDVVVNWVAFTREHVAADVKLFSGRTNQYVFISSASAYQTPPARLPVTESTPLRNPYWAYSRRKIECEELLTAEYRETGFPVTVVRPSHTYDPTMVPFDGGWTVIDRMRRGKGVVVPGDGTSLWTITHHADFARGFVGLLGRHEAIGEAFHITSDESPTWNHIYTAMARAAGVTPDLVHVPSDAVMAVDEEWGSALLGDKANSMVFDNSKIRRLVPDFAGFIPFDHGAREIIDWYDSNPEHQVVDERMDALMDRLVDAYRPRPL
- a CDS encoding aldo/keto reductase, which translates into the protein MKYTTLGRSGAVVSTCSLGTMTFGAETPSEVAHQQLDTYFEAGGTFVETADVYSGGEAERIIGDWLAKRSPAVRENVFLAGKGRFPVGVEPRDAGLSRRHLSRALDASLRRLGCEHIDLYQLHAWDPLTPLNESLGFLEDAVRSGKISYGGLSNFTGWQIALAAAHAQDRFPLISMQPQYSLLVREVEWEIVPACLATGLGVLPWSPLGGGWLTGKYRRDQRPSGATRLGEDPNRGVEAYDLRSTQERTWRTLDAVAAVANGREATMSQVSLAWLSAQPGVTSIVLGARTVEQLEDNLGAAGLELSEDELAILSEASDPGAAQYPYGPAGLAQRSRSLD
- a CDS encoding serine hydrolase → MTDRRETCGRADEKFEPVRAAFTRVLAGNPGGMQLSIYEHGREVVDLWGGEHFAAESLVRTASCTKGVTAVCALVLAERGLLDLDAPVADYWPEFAVGGKAGIPVRWLLTHQAGLALFDPAAEVRAADLLDWNAIVSLLAAQRPLWTPGTRCGYHALTFGFLVGEVIRRVSGLTVGRFLAENVTGPLAADFWIGLPEQHEHRLRPDVAPAGGIDLASVYRDHGLEPTTPLARAMLRSPQYDPGPGDPVWRTRAFHAAEIPAANGVGNARALARIYAACIGEVDEVRLLSAQTVESARTPRTDAVATPPELAVLTTEPPRFGLGFQLPRTGIDAMLGPGSFGHTGAGGRLSFAHPESGIAFAFTCDTFLWDGLTGPDPRWTPLLGALMDSLD
- the gtfA gene encoding sucrose phosphorylase gives rise to the protein MTNTNSPQLITYADRLAGTLPGLRALLDGRLAGMFGGVHVLPFFHPFDGADAGFDPEDHTEIDARLGTWDDLRDLSREHAVMADVIVNHVSSRSPQFRDVVARGAESPYAGMFLTMGAVFPEGATEDDLLRIYRPRPGLPFTSMRLGEQRRLMWTTFTERQVDLDISDPVAWEYLTAVVDRLTDAGVRLLRLDAVGYAAKEAGTDCFLTAACLAFIKRIGAYAHERGAEILVEVHGHYSQQIEIAGIADYVYDFALPPLVLHALHARDPLPFHNWLSVRPHNAVTVLDTHDGIGIIDVGPNALVPGADGLLTGDQIDELVESVHSASGGTSRLATGTAASNLDLYQVNCTFYDALGADDTRYLLARLIQLFVPGTPQIYYVGLLAGRNDLALLSRTGVGRDVNRHHYTPAEVAADLRRPVVRSLLAALRFRTDHPAFDGTFHHQVDGTEVELSWRHGEHEATLRADVATAAHTVTASTRGGAPAPLNF
- a CDS encoding DUF302 domain-containing protein; protein product: MPASDSPSIQTFAHEVLRLTIPVTTTFSEFREDYERAVPVLDAARIEQFKRERASWDVVREAAEENAPHSFIRYWGTDVGSLMELAAESRPCAEYLMGNHVYAQRMFRHDPSVMLYAPLRTAIYVDHDDRTWFTIDQPSTRFDSFHDPRIAQVGRELDAELAALLEHLGLPVPAELIADADNN
- a CDS encoding alpha/beta fold hydrolase; translation: MAASFVQAPAETVDVGGTPFAYRELGPAAGVPLVLLNHITAVLDDWDPAVVDGFAAERRVIVVDLRGVGASGGTTPDSIEAMAADTVAFLEALGLDTADLLGFSLGGMVAQAVAQQRPDLVRRIVLAGTSPAGDEGPAGWGAVLQSAFGKSATEGKHPKHFLFFSPTPRSQAAADAFIARLDERTEDRDTPVTDETIGAQLTAATKWEQSTSPAGLADVDKPVLVVNGDNDILVPTISSFNLARLLPNATLSIYPDAGHGGIFQYHELFVQQVLDFLRD
- a CDS encoding IS110 family transposase; its protein translation is MTLFCGIDWAESHHDVAIVNDTGTVVAKARIGDDATGFAHLLDLLAEGGDTAGNPIPVGIETDHGLLVSALRATGRTIYAINPLSASRYRTRHQVSGAKSDAADAVMLANIVRTDADAHRPLPADTDLAQAVRVLARAQQDAVWARQQLGNQLRSLLKQFYPAALDAFAGQPEGGLARRDARTVLAAAPTPALAAKLTRARLRTLLAKAGRRRNVDTDVDRLHGVFRSDRLRQPPIVENAMGIQFSALLSQFEAACAAADSLAEAARTHFEQHPDATIITSFPGLGLLAGARVLAEIGDDRTRFTDPRGLKAYAGSAPITRASGRKTVITHRHIKNRRLAAVGPIWALASLRASPGARRHFDTRRAAGDWNHQAQRHLFNKFLGQLHHCLQTGQLFDEHQAFPPPLTAAA